The Oryzias latipes chromosome 1, ASM223467v1 genome contains a region encoding:
- the LOC101174246 gene encoding tetraspanin-1, whose product MCCSGFLKVMMFIFNGGIFLAGAGCLGMGIWLKVDSGSLLGLLEGIENGDGLDQLVHVAYVLIGVGAALVIIGFLGCCGAVKESRCMLLTFFCIVLVIFIVEVAGAIVLFAFDGLADKILDNVENEVRSKLQTEFGRDESLTSVWGSTMEQFKCCGYRNYTDFTGSPFNVVSGEYPSPCCGRSSDSFCSLNEVETSDIPGCFEKLKEFLEENALIVAGVALGIAALEIAAMVVSMILYKKAGKRD is encoded by the exons ATGTGTTGCTCCGGCTTTCTCAAAGTTATGATGTTCATCTTCAACGGCGGCATCTTT CTAGCAGGTGCTGGCTGTCTGGGTATGGGGATTTGGTTGAAGGTGGACAGCGGTTCTCTCCTAGGATTACTGGAAGGCATTGAAAATGGGGACGGGCTGGACCAACTGGTCCATGTCGCCTATGTGCTCATCGGGGTGGGAGCTGCTCTCGTGATCATCGGCTTCCTGGGCTGCTGTGGAGCCGTAAAGGAAAGCAGATGCATGCTGCTGACG ttCTTCTGTATTGTGCTGGTCATCTTCATTGTGGAGGTTGCAGGTGCCATTGTGCTGTTTGCTTTTGACGGATTG GCTGATAAAATCCTGGATAATGTGGAGAATGAGGTGCGCTCAAAACTTCAGACAGAATTTGGGAGAGATGAAAGTCTGACTTCAGTCTGGGGCTCCACCATGGAACAG TTCAAGTGCTGCGGCTACAGGAACTACACGGATTTTACTGGCTCCCCTTTTAATGTTGTCAGCGGAGAGTATCCGTCTCCATGCTGTGGCAGGTCCTCTGATAGCTTCTGTAGTTTAAACGAAGTGGAGACGTCG GACATTCCTGGCTGCTTTGAGAAGCTGAAAGAGTTCCTGGAGGAGAACGCTCTGATTGTTGCAGGAGTGGCTCTGGGAATCGCTGCACTTGAG attgCTGCCATGGTGGTCTCTATGATTCTGTACAAGAAAGCCGGAAAGAGGGATTAA